Part of the Vigna radiata var. radiata cultivar VC1973A unplaced genomic scaffold, Vradiata_ver6 scaffold_43, whole genome shotgun sequence genome is shown below.
CCATTGGATTCTTTACACGAGCAAGTTGCTCTTTGCTCCTTCAAGCAGTGGCCAAAGAAGAGTAGAACTTTCCTCATGGGATTTCATGACTTTGTTTTGCTATTCTGTTCATTTTGGTGTGTCTTTTTTGTGAGTAGTTGCAGTGCTCAGATGCAGTCCTCTCAGACCCAAGTGCTTCTTCAGTTGAAAAAGCACTTGGAGTACCCAAGACAATTGGAAATATGGAAAGATCGTTGGACAGATCTTTGCTCTGTTTCTTCTTCTGGGCAAGTGAATGTCACATGCAAGGACAATTTTGTCACCGAGCTCTCCATCTTGGGTGATAAGCCAACCGAGGGTAGAGATTTTGATGGGTTTGCCATTCCAAATCGAACTCTATCAGATAGCTTCTCCATGGACTCTTTTGTGGCTACAGTGGCAAGGTTAACCAGCCTGAGAGTGCTTAGTCTTGTCTCTTTGGGCATGTGGGGACCACTCCCTGATAGAATTCACAGACTCTATGCACTTGAACATCTGGATTTGAGTTCCAATTATCTTTATGGATCAATCCCTCCTAAGATTTGCACAATGGTGAACCTTCAAACTCTTGGATTGGGTGATAACTTCTTCAATGGAACCATCCCGAACGTGTTCAATTCATCAAGCAATCTCTCAGTTCTTAGTTTGAGGAATAACATGTTGAAGGGTCCATTTCCACCTTCAATCCTTAGTGTCACCTCTTTAAAAGACATTGACATGTCAAGCAATCAAATATCAGGGATACTGCAAGATTTTAGTGCTTTGAGTAACTTGGAACGGCTAGATTTAGGAGAAAACAAATTAGAGTCTTTCCTGCCAGCAATGCCAAAAGGGTTGGTTAGTCTTTTCCTCGGAAGAAATTCCTTCTCAGGTGAAATTCCCAAGCCCTATGGTCAACTTAACAGTCTTCAGAAGCTTGATGTTTCCTTCAATGCATTCACTGGCACTGCTCCTGCTGAACTTTTCTCTTTGCCAAACATCAGTTACTTGAATTTGGCTTCCAACATGTTGAATGGACCATTGCAAAGTCACCTAAAATGTAGCAGCCAACTTAGATTTGTTGACATATCATACAATAGGTTAGTGGGGGACTTACCTTCTTCACTGAGCACTAGATCAGAAAATAGAATCGTTAAGAGTGACGGAAACTGTTTATCTGGGGGAGTGCAGCATCAGCATTCAGTATCCTACTGCACAGAAGCTCATGCCAAGAAGAAATCATATAGAGTTGGAATTTTTGTTGGTGTCATTGTAGGAATTCTTTTAATCTCTGTGGTTTTGGCTTTGACCATTGTCATAACTTGTAAGAAGTTCTTCCTTCGAGGTGTGTCAGAGCAGCACCTATTGCATAAAACAGTTCAAGATAGCAGCTACGCGGCAGGGTTCTCCTCTGAGCTTGTGACAAATGCAAGTACGTTTTCTTCATTCATAAAATGGACCAAAACAAGGCTTTAAATTGTGATCACAATAGCAGTTTTGTCACAATGCTGAATATTGTAGGACAGTGTAGACAAATGTAGCTGATGTAGATgcaattgttgttgttgaattgCGATTGAATGAAAACTGTTTTTCaaaacttagatgaaaatatggATATACTCATGcatatatgaaaaattttgGGACATGTACATTAacttcatatttttgttttccctttGGGCTTACTATTTTCAGGGTATATTTCTGAAATTGCAGAGTTAAGCAGAGAGGACCTCCCCACATGTAGGTCTTATTCTTTGGAAGAGCTAAAGGAAGCCACAAATAACTTTGACAAC
Proteins encoded:
- the LOC106752774 gene encoding probable inactive leucine-rich repeat receptor-like protein kinase At3g03770 isoform X2, which encodes MFVQPTLLNNSNGQRYLSSYEAGFPLDSLHEQVALCSFKQWPKKSRTFLMGFHDFVLLFCSFWCVFFVSSCSAQMQSSQTQVLLQLKKHLEYPRQLEIWKDRWTDLCSVSSSGQVNVTCKDNFVTELSILGDKPTEGRDFDGFAIPNRTLSDSFSMDSFVATVARLTSLRVLSLVSLGMWGPLPDRIHRLYALEHLDLSSNYLYGSIPPKICTMVNLQTLGLGDNFFNGTIPNVFNSSSNLSVLSLRNNMLKGPFPPSILSVTSLKDIDMSSNQISGILQDFSALSNLERLDLGENKLESFLPAMPKGLVSLFLGRNSFSGEIPKPYGQLNSLQKLDVSFNAFTGTAPAELFSLPNISYLNLASNMLNGPLQSHLKCSSQLRFVDISYNRLVGDLPSSLSTRSENRIVKSDGNCLSGGVQHQHSVSYCTEAHAKKKSYRVGIFVGVIVGILLISVVLALTIVITCKKFFLRGVSEQHLLHKTVQDSSYAAGFSSELVTNAKLSREDLPTCRSYSLEELKEATNNFDNSTFMGENIYGKLYRGKLQSGIQIVIRSLPVSKKYSVRNFKLRLDLLAKLRHPHLVSLLGHCIDGVVAENNETNVFLIYEYVPNGTFQTYLSGHSSDKVFNWSERLSVLINIAKAVHFLHTGMIPGFFKNRLKSDNILLSENWMAKLSDYGLSIISEEADACGVKGESPNSWQMKMLEDDVYSFGFILLEALVGPSVSAERVTAVLNVMATFNSQDGWKGIVDPVVQATCSKESLFVVISITNKCISPESWNRPSIEDVLWNLQYASQIQATDDG
- the LOC106752774 gene encoding probable inactive leucine-rich repeat receptor-like protein kinase At3g03770 isoform X1; this translates as MFVQPTLLNNSNGQRYLSSYEAGFPLDSLHEQVALCSFKQWPKKSRTFLMGFHDFVLLFCSFWCVFFVSSCSAQMQSSQTQVLLQLKKHLEYPRQLEIWKDRWTDLCSVSSSGQVNVTCKDNFVTELSILGDKPTEGRDFDGFAIPNRTLSDSFSMDSFVATVARLTSLRVLSLVSLGMWGPLPDRIHRLYALEHLDLSSNYLYGSIPPKICTMVNLQTLGLGDNFFNGTIPNVFNSSSNLSVLSLRNNMLKGPFPPSILSVTSLKDIDMSSNQISGILQDFSALSNLERLDLGENKLESFLPAMPKGLVSLFLGRNSFSGEIPKPYGQLNSLQKLDVSFNAFTGTAPAELFSLPNISYLNLASNMLNGPLQSHLKCSSQLRFVDISYNRLVGDLPSSLSTRSENRIVKSDGNCLSGGVQHQHSVSYCTEAHAKKKSYRVGIFVGVIVGILLISVVLALTIVITCKKFFLRGVSEQHLLHKTVQDSSYAAGFSSELVTNARYISEIAELSREDLPTCRSYSLEELKEATNNFDNSTFMGENIYGKLYRGKLQSGIQIVIRSLPVSKKYSVRNFKLRLDLLAKLRHPHLVSLLGHCIDGVVAENNETNVFLIYEYVPNGTFQTYLSGHSSDKVFNWSERLSVLINIAKAVHFLHTGMIPGFFKNRLKSDNILLSENWMAKLSDYGLSIISEEADACGVKGESPNSWQMKMLEDDVYSFGFILLEALVGPSVSAERVTAVLNVMATFNSQDGWKGIVDPVVQATCSKESLFVVISITNKCISPESWNRPSIEDVLWNLQYASQIQATDDG
- the LOC106752774 gene encoding probable inactive leucine-rich repeat receptor-like protein kinase At3g03770 isoform X3 — its product is MGFHDFVLLFCSFWCVFFVSSCSAQMQSSQTQVLLQLKKHLEYPRQLEIWKDRWTDLCSVSSSGQVNVTCKDNFVTELSILGDKPTEGRDFDGFAIPNRTLSDSFSMDSFVATVARLTSLRVLSLVSLGMWGPLPDRIHRLYALEHLDLSSNYLYGSIPPKICTMVNLQTLGLGDNFFNGTIPNVFNSSSNLSVLSLRNNMLKGPFPPSILSVTSLKDIDMSSNQISGILQDFSALSNLERLDLGENKLESFLPAMPKGLVSLFLGRNSFSGEIPKPYGQLNSLQKLDVSFNAFTGTAPAELFSLPNISYLNLASNMLNGPLQSHLKCSSQLRFVDISYNRLVGDLPSSLSTRSENRIVKSDGNCLSGGVQHQHSVSYCTEAHAKKKSYRVGIFVGVIVGILLISVVLALTIVITCKKFFLRGVSEQHLLHKTVQDSSYAAGFSSELVTNARYISEIAELSREDLPTCRSYSLEELKEATNNFDNSTFMGENIYGKLYRGKLQSGIQIVIRSLPVSKKYSVRNFKLRLDLLAKLRHPHLVSLLGHCIDGVVAENNETNVFLIYEYVPNGTFQTYLSGHSSDKVFNWSERLSVLINIAKAVHFLHTGMIPGFFKNRLKSDNILLSENWMAKLSDYGLSIISEEADACGVKGESPNSWQMKMLEDDVYSFGFILLEALVGPSVSAERVTAVLNVMATFNSQDGWKGIVDPVVQATCSKESLFVVISITNKCISPESWNRPSIEDVLWNLQYASQIQATDDG